The following are encoded together in the Schistosoma mansoni, WGS project CABG00000000 data, supercontig 0181, strain Puerto Rico, whole genome shotgun sequence genome:
- a CDS encoding erythrocyte membrane protein, putative, with the protein MTAIQSDLNSLTTGTALNTTRPVIYVFPGHGVASQSCALFAIQGFTALLGGSYTSQTIPNWWSMVKHLPKLDVSLLPDWCPSSILTYRFMTELLKSEQDSIGILGEILVPPGNNSSTEGLSDISTGLILTPPSLISGPHEGTWASSSNTTNDTIPSSVVLYSKLGWGELKLQPLSHRSGLLLIWESVVHDFTSHQPLCIVMPSVQPTNTNPVQNLARFIKGLCQIPQLSGPTSNRTIKSAVKPGAKQLVRGQPARPSKPTFHATGQKETITSKTTNSTMNAKPSPTRPISSTPNHSQRAAPTTPSKTPSLSVNQLKKPVNENTTNSKLMNNSHGVDSHQKRPLSSVDTKKSFNASKPLVASTKPVNGELKTTTRPLSGPKTTPLGKPKTTTTTAERLTAHSNLVNQHGSKAPSRKSEPTTHLPNKLQTKKASSLNVVSNRVPSAKPIKEESETIGKTTELVNSSLPPVTLQNISLNNELTSVDPMLNSLMKSSIHENSGNHLDNLSPTNQFVITDNQRILSTGTSLQKEEEEPQEVVKQPRHEVGEKEEEYKVHKVLKENQMLAEESDEQLAIDLECELKPSTPLSCDDSLAEGEELEEEEEEQEEQEHEVLEKEMNSFNISQYEQNQVTKEGSVSSLGFPDMQSYKTPFDTPFDVDMTESPVVFETDINKSVGNSVVIEQHEPQYLEQKVEDELNRNVDIEDNETYVNYLQEESLPFTANKQSLVESSHDAKYLTETQETGQNDDIFESGFNVNNVLKEQQVVERNEENYQDKGEQQQLDEEFNLDTRDLSYEKEDIIDHRYDNSLSILENGLSPLTNKTLKSGEQMSPCSDNVVVTTPGEMDNSFDKIQSQQPIEEGGYYEQIKQYPDENEMIQMEGREKLINYSMDHSQDELSPFHAETDVVANVTTDLMPDFTESRSSNLTEQPDFKEEEESGNLDECEIHYQPRSIEETSNENIQDVQCIHREQITEHFNDIINQLQDQLSPSVFEKEVVEEPHELLQSSNNFNTEQKVIGEAEENEIEPKIIDSNKIEEVNIIGSSDFLTEVIPLSDDKNNLHFNQPYSYVPENHSLQNDDDNDNDELTKSSRTDVIKAVDNEPVYNQTHINLITDEQTYLTHGTKDEKEEQVNNLDNIQYRDDVIDHSFQPYNIQTHAHLDEENEEENLEKSSPELLTKYEENYTPKSIKNCYEQKHEQCLPDQETHIEMNYLQLDQHKPIEETNSDIDEMEKEFVIPYQQKQINTEYDESFLSHTNIDDNNMNDGITTDDYNRTMNSHEIYSQQNIESGVENVSLEHDITNAQDDEMIPDYSLLSMATNYPSDPTKYQVDSSTDQIINTNQTLEGFSYNNHHLSNETDFAIQRKVEASETDEESYQKVDSTTYEESHFISHDIHNDVDSRVDINSDSYQEPDNSLHVDIETNVEGHHQQQFISPDSEISENSTIQMQQHHDEHVQECEHQQDEQHSEADLLISSPNRSVSPNYNIVSSTQQHSNEEEEDKDYVGDDIVVYHNDAVIMNKESEIDLHQDQHYQQFDVDEKLLNNSTLNRFSNYSNSVHQQHHVYSEIPTDDSADDSAETMMPRMTMMMSTNVDVNNNNNNNNNNNEITNDTTTTTNGNSHVNLEQQYFNGNTIYQTNDNLNDIDHSMHITPTTNHHLQDSDSAYTNGYNVVPNGNHFSNLKASDINEDENQDESHQNQWNKSNTRYLSETDIDDINFSNFCSKNLESEYMKAAHMTHSCHGEENEEHSYMIMTTTPPPSATSTTTATPSKDMENFGKFFVDKDQFLHDINQNTSPHCSPTEETFDPLKTWGHPLGLPAPVPPITNHSKCKFMIMFIFFILFLHQQTNLTKRVRSADTSGKTLTTDDSTLPPGPPVYLDVIWVPSYLVRVPQSLMVEFFIRVRAKLYILSGEALHPNIAEALITAKTKWNPDDVPYLCRCDANSPDASLTILPTDEPKEWIRWLETPCGRLDEQKGSDRLKANHFRLLPAANLCSTQFNAGDTIFECEGLRVEL; encoded by the exons ATGACTGCAATACAGTCTGATTTAAATAGTTTAACAACTGGTACTGCGTTAAATACTACACGTCCTGTAATCTATGTATTCCCAGGCCATGGAGTAGCATCACAGTCATGTGCTTTATTTGCTATACAAGGTTTTACAGCACTTCTAGGTGGAAGTTACACATCACAAACGATTCCAAATTGGTGGTCAATGGTCAAGCATTTACCAAA ATTAGATGTTTCTCTTCTTCCTGACTGGTGTCCATCAAGTATTTTGACATATCGATTCATGACGGAATTATTAAAATCTGAACAGGATTCAATCGGTATATTAGGTGAAATATTGGTGCCACCTGGAAATAACTCCTCAACAGAAGGATTGTCCGATATATCCACTGGTTTAATACTAACTCCACCTTCACTTATATCAGGTCCTCATGAAGGCACTTGGGCTTCATCTTCTAATACTACAAATGACACTATCCCTTCTTCTGTAGTTCTTTATTCAAAATTAGGTTGGGGTGAATTAAAACTACAACCTTTGTCACATCGTTCTGGTCTTTTACTTATATGGGAATCAGTTGTACACGATTTTACTTCACATCAACCTCTGTGCATTGTAATGCCATCTGTACAACCAACGAACACTAATCCAGTTCAAAATTTGGCACGATTCATTAAGGGATTATGTCAAATTCCACAACTTTCTGGTCCAACATCAAATCGTACTATCAAATCTGCTGTCAAACCTGGAGCAAAACAATTAGTACGAGGTCAACCTGCACGTCCTTC TAAACCCACTTTCCATGCAACAGGACAAAAAGAGACAATTACATCAAAAACAACTAATTCTACGATGAATGCTAAGCCATCACCAACGAGGCCTATTTCTTCAACTCCTAATCATAGTCAACGAGCAGCGCCTACTACTCCATCGAAGACGCCATCGTTATCAGTAAACCAATTGAAAAAACCGGTCAATGAGAATACAACTAACtctaaattaatgaataattccCACGGAGTTGATTCTCATCAAAAAcgtccattgtcttcagtagaCACAAAGAAGTCATTCAATGCATCGAAACCGCTTGTTGCATCTACGAAACCTGTTAATGGAGAGTTGAAAACAACTACTCGGCCATTGTCTGGACCTAAAACAACACCTCTAGGAAAACCGAAGACTACTACTACCACGGCAGAACGTTTGACAGCACATTCTAATCTTGTTAACCAGCATGGATCAAAAGCTCCTTCTCGTAAATCAGAGCCAACAACACACCTAccaaataaattacaaacaaagaAGGCTTCCAGTTTAAATGTGGTAAGTAATCGTGTACCAAGCGCTAAACCTATTAAAGAAGAATCTGAAACAATTGGAAAGACAACAGAATTGGTTAATTCCTCCTTACCTCCTGTTACACTTCAGAATATATCGCTTAATAATGAATTAACATCGGTCGATCCAATGTTAAACAGTTTGATGAAATCATCTATACATGAAAACTCAGGAAATCATTTAGACAATTTATCACCTACAAATCAGTTTGTCATAACAGATAATCAACGCATCCTTTCAACAGGAACATCATTACAAAAGGAAGAAGAGGAACCACAAGAAGTAGTAAAACAACCACGACATGAGGTTggagaaaaagaagaagaatatAAAGTACACAAAGTGTTAAAAGAAAATCAAATGCTGGCGGAAGAATCCGATGAGCAATTGGCTATTGACTTAGAATGTGAATTAAAACCAAGTACACCATTATCGTGTGATGATTCATTAGCCGAAGGTGAGGAActggaggaggaggaggaagaacaagaagaacaGGAACATGAAGTGTTAGAGAAGGAAATGAATTCTTTTAATATAAGTCAGTATGAACAAAATCAAGTAACGAAGGAGGGAAGTGTATCTTCATTAGGATTTCCTGATATGCAATCTTATAAAACACCATTTGATACTCCATTTGATGTGGATATGACAGAATCACCAGTAGTTTTTGAAACTGATATTAATAAATCTGTAGGTAATAGTGTAGTAATCGAACAACATGAACCACAATATTTAGAACAAAAAGTAGAAGACGAACTAAACAGAAATGTTGATATTGAAGATAACGAAACCTATGTGAATTATTTACAAGAAGAATCCTTACCATTCACTGCCAACAAACAGTCGTTGGTGGAAAGTTCTCACGATGCAAAGTATTTGACGGAGACACAAGAAACGGGACAAAATGATGACATTTTTGAGTCTGGATTCAAtgtaaataatgttttaaaagAACAACAGGTTGTTGAACGCAACGAAGAAAATTACCAAGACAAAGGTGAACAGCAACAACTAGATGAGGAATTTAATTTAGACACTCGAGACTTATCATATGAAAAAGAAGATATTATTGACCATCGTTATGATAACTCTTTGAGTATTCTAGAAAATGGTTTATCTCCATTGACCAATAAAACACTGAAGTCGGGAGAACAAATGTCCCCATGCAGTGATAATGTTGTTGTAACTACACCAGGTGAAATGGATAATTCCTTTGACAAGATACAAAGTCAACAACCAATAGAAGAAGGTGGATACTATGAACAAATTAAACAGTATCCTGATGAAAATGAGATGATACAAATGGAAGGTAGAGAAAAGTTGATAAATTACTCAATGGATCATTCACAAGATGAATTATCTCCATTCCATGCTGAAACAGATGTTGTTGCTAATGTAACTACTGACTTGATGCCTGATTTCACTGAATCTCGATCTAGTAACTTGACAGAACAACCTGActtcaaagaagaagaggaatcCGGAAACCTAGATGAATGTGAAATACACTATCAACCACGATCAATAGAAGAAACGTCTAATGAAAATATCCAGGATGTACAATGTATCCATAGAgaacaaattacagaacatttCAACGATATTATAAATCAGTTACAGGATCAACTATCACCATCCGTTTTCGAGAAAGAGGTAGTTGAAGAACCTCATGAATTACTACAGTCCTCAAATAACTTCAACACAGAACAAAAAGTAATTGGAGAAGCGGAAGAAAATGAAATTGAGCCCAAAATAATTGATTCAAACAAAATTGAAGAAGTAAACATTATCGGATCATCTGATTTTCTCACCGAAGTTATTCCTTTGTCCGATGATAAgaataatttacatttcaatCAACCTTATAGTTATGTACCTGAAAACCATTCACTtcaaaatgatgatgataatgacaatGATGAATTGACGAAATCTTCACGAACTGATGTGATAAAAGCAGTGGATAATGAACCTGTTTACAACCAAACAcacatcaatctcatcactgaTGAACAAACATATTTAACACATGGTACAAAAGATGAAAAAGAAGAACAAGTCAATAATCTTGATAATATACAATATCGTGATGATGTTATAGATCATTCTTTTCAACCATACAATATCCAAACTCATGCACACCTAGATGAAGAGAATGAGGAAGAAAACTTAGAAAAATCGTCTCCAGAACTATTGACAAAGTATGAAGAGAATTACACACCTAAATCCATTAAAAATTGTTATGAACAAAAACATGAACAATGTCTACCAGATCAAGAAACACATATTGAAATGAATTATCTACAATTGGATCAACATAAACCAATTGAAGAAACTAATTCAGATATTGATGAAATGGAAAAAGAATTTGTCATACCATATcaacaaaaacaaatcaataCTGAATATGATGAATCCTTTTTAAGTCATACaaatattgatgataataacaTGAATGATGGTATAACAACTGATGACTATAATAGAACAATGAATTCCCATGAAATTTACTCACAACAAAATATCGAATCAGGGGTTGAAAATGTTTCTTTAGAACATGATATTACAAATGCTCAAGATGATGAGATGATACCAGATTATTCATTACTTAGTATGGCAACAAATTATCCTAGTGATCCTACTAAATATCAAGTTGATTCAAGTACAgatcaaataataaatactaaTCAGACTCTAGAAGGATTTTCATACAATAATCATCATCTGTCAAATGAAACAGATTTTGCTATTCAAAGAAAAGTTGAAGCAAGTGAAACTGACGAAGAATCATATCAAAAAGTAGATTCGACAACCTATGAAGAATCACATTTTATTAGTCATGATATACATAATGATGTTGATAGCCGTGTCGATATTAACTCAGATTCATACCAAGAACCAGATAATTCATTACATGTAGATATTGAAACGAATGTTGAAGGTCATCACCAACAGCA ATTTATTAGCCCTGATTCAGAAATCTCAGAGAATTCAACCATACAGATGCAGCAGCACCATGACGAACATGTACAggaatgtgaacatcaacaagacGAACAACATTCTGAAGCTGATTTATTAATTTCTAGCCCGAATCGTTCAGTCTCACCAAATTACAATATTGTCAGTTCGACACAACAACATTcaaatgaagaagaagaagataagGATTATGTTGGGGATGATATTGTCGTGTATCATAATGATGCCGTAATAATGAATAAAGAGTCAGAAATAGATCTTCATCAGGATCAGCATTATCAACAATTTGATGTAGATGAAAAACTGCTTAATAATTCTACATTAAATAGATTTTCAAACTATTCTAACAGCGTCCACCAACAACATCATGTTTATTCAGAGATCCCGACCGATGACAGTGCAGATGACAGTGCAGAAACAATGATGCCAagaatgacgatgatgatgtcaACAAATGTtgatgtgaataataataataataataataataataataatgaaatcacAAATGATACCACTACTACTACGAATGGTAATAGTCACGTCAATTTAGAACAGCAGTATTTCAACGGAAACACTATTTatcaaacaaatgataatttaAACGATATTGATCATTCCATGCATATCACTCCAACCACTAATCACCATCTTCAAGACAGTGATAGTGCATATACAAACGGATATAATGTCGTTCCGAATGGTAATCATTTTTCCAACTTGAAAGCAAGTGATATCAATGAAGATGAGAATCAAG ATGAAAGTCATCAGAATCAGTGGAATAAGAGTAATACTCGCTATCTTTCAGAGACAGACATTGATGATATCAACTTTTCAAATTTCTGTTCAAAAAATTTAGAAAGTGAATATATGAAAGCGGCACACATGACACATTCTTGTCATGGAGAAGAAAATGAAGAACATTCATATATGATTATGACTACAACCCCACCACCATCTGCTACATCTACCACTACCGCTACTCCATCTAAAGATATGGAAAACTTTGGGAAATTTTTCGTCGATAAAGATCAATTTTTACACGATATAAATCAGAATACATCACCTCATTGTAGTCCAACTGAAGAAACATTTGATCCATTGAAAACTTGGGGTCATCCACTAGGTCTACCAGCACCAGTTCCACCAATTACAAATCATTCAAAATGCAAGTTTATGATTATGtttatcttttttattttatttt TACATCAACAAACGAATTTAACTAAACGTGTACGATCAGCTGATACAAGTGGGAAGACATTAACTACTG ATGATTCAACTCTACCACCTGGACCACCAGTTTATCTTGATGTTATTTGGGTTCCTAGTTATCTTGTTCGTGTACCACAATCTTTAATGGTGGAGTTTTTCATTCGTGTTCGAGCAAAATTATACATTTTATCCGGCGAAGCATTACACCCTAATATCGCTGAAGCATTAATTACAGCTAAAACAAAATGGAATCCAGATG